The Tardiphaga alba genome includes a window with the following:
- a CDS encoding L,D-transpeptidase, whose translation MFKKLTFSLLASASFLGCGLAHAQSVEAASPYAEPTVIYGQPAPRPVQRTAYAAQRPNSNLGGGFIEFLFSDGAHGQRYQQQPDAPSQYSYEPRPRMMSPMEQEQSVYRREEATDPARPAMDPKYLPQTVSYDGKEGPGTIVVDTGSKFLYLVQDGGKAMRYGIGVGRPGFTWQGVKTITAKKEWPSWTPPKEMLARRPDLPRYMEGGPENPLGARAMYLGSTLYRIHGSNEPWTIGTNVSSGCFRMRNEDVIDLYGRVNVGAKVVVI comes from the coding sequence ATGTTCAAGAAACTCACATTTTCGCTTCTCGCCAGTGCATCCTTTCTCGGATGCGGTTTGGCTCATGCGCAGTCGGTCGAGGCGGCTTCGCCTTATGCCGAGCCCACGGTGATTTACGGCCAGCCTGCGCCGCGTCCGGTTCAACGGACGGCCTATGCGGCACAGCGCCCCAACTCAAATCTGGGTGGCGGCTTCATCGAATTCCTGTTCAGCGATGGCGCGCATGGGCAGCGTTACCAGCAGCAGCCGGATGCGCCGTCGCAATATTCCTATGAACCGCGTCCCCGCATGATGTCGCCGATGGAGCAGGAGCAAAGCGTCTATCGCCGCGAGGAGGCGACTGATCCAGCCCGCCCTGCGATGGACCCGAAATATCTGCCGCAGACGGTCAGCTATGACGGCAAGGAAGGTCCCGGCACCATCGTCGTCGATACCGGCAGCAAATTTCTCTATCTGGTGCAGGATGGCGGCAAGGCGATGCGCTACGGCATCGGTGTCGGTCGTCCCGGCTTCACCTGGCAAGGTGTGAAGACGATCACGGCGAAAAAGGAATGGCCGTCGTGGACGCCGCCGAAGGAAATGCTGGCGCGTCGCCCCGATCTCCCGCGCTACATGGAAGGCGGCCCGGAAAACCCGCTTGGCGCCCGCGCGATGTATCTGGGATCGACGCTGTATCGCATCCACGGCTCGAACGAGCCATGGACGATCGGCACCAATGTCTCGTCAGGCTGCTTCCGGATGCGCAACGAGGACGTGATCGATCTGTATGGTCGCGTGAATGTCGGCGCGAAGGTCGTGGTGATCTAA
- a CDS encoding MFS transporter, whose protein sequence is MTQWRDLVFGPGRAVVVLAVTQILTWGILIYPPVLTMPHLTAAHGWTLAFGMAGFTLGLVTSGLLSPTIGGLIDRHGGNAVMASGALAGALGLALMPFAMHPVAYFACWLLLGAAMATNLYDPAFAALTRIFGANARRQITFVTFAGGFASTVGWPATHLLLEKLGWQGTYLTFAAVFAFVVAPLHAFALPRHVAATPTSVAQTTAATPPQAFQLPHGAPFLLLAAAFAFYSFILSGVTSNLLALLDRGGLSAAEAVAIGAMFGPAQVAARLADFALAGRTHPLWIARGAVVLVVSAFALLSLLGVSFPVAALFAIAFGAANGVMTIARGALPLLMFGPVGYGRVIGRIARPAQFVQAFAPFVVASAVETLSDRHVLMLATLGALIVLGCFLGIKTPGNARR, encoded by the coding sequence ATGACCCAATGGCGCGACCTCGTTTTCGGACCGGGCCGCGCCGTTGTCGTTTTAGCGGTCACGCAGATCCTCACCTGGGGAATCCTGATCTATCCGCCCGTGCTCACCATGCCGCATCTCACGGCAGCACATGGCTGGACGCTGGCTTTCGGCATGGCCGGCTTCACCCTCGGCCTCGTCACATCCGGTCTGCTGTCGCCCACCATTGGCGGGCTGATTGATCGCCACGGCGGCAATGCGGTGATGGCGTCAGGCGCGCTGGCCGGCGCACTCGGCCTCGCGCTGATGCCGTTCGCCATGCATCCCGTTGCTTACTTCGCCTGCTGGCTGCTGCTTGGCGCGGCCATGGCGACCAATCTCTATGATCCCGCCTTTGCCGCGCTGACACGCATCTTCGGCGCCAATGCCCGGCGGCAGATCACCTTCGTCACCTTTGCCGGCGGCTTCGCGTCCACGGTCGGCTGGCCGGCCACGCATTTGCTTCTGGAGAAGCTGGGATGGCAGGGGACCTATCTGACCTTCGCCGCCGTCTTCGCCTTCGTGGTCGCGCCGCTGCACGCCTTCGCGCTGCCGCGCCATGTGGCGGCGACGCCAACTTCGGTCGCGCAAACAACCGCAGCCACGCCGCCGCAGGCTTTCCAGCTCCCGCATGGCGCGCCGTTCCTGCTGCTGGCTGCTGCCTTTGCGTTCTACAGTTTCATCCTCTCCGGCGTGACGTCGAACCTGCTGGCGCTGCTTGATCGCGGTGGACTGAGCGCTGCCGAGGCTGTCGCTATCGGTGCCATGTTCGGCCCGGCGCAGGTCGCCGCGCGTCTCGCCGATTTCGCGCTGGCTGGGCGAACCCATCCGCTATGGATCGCCCGTGGCGCCGTGGTGCTGGTGGTGTCGGCTTTCGCGCTGCTGTCGCTTCTCGGCGTGTCATTTCCCGTGGCGGCACTGTTCGCCATCGCCTTCGGGGCCGCCAATGGTGTCATGACCATCGCGCGGGGGGCGCTGCCGCTCTTGATGTTTGGGCCGGTCGGCTATGGCCGCGTCATCGGCCGCATCGCACGTCCCGCGCAATTCGTGCAGGCTTTCGCGCCCTTCGTCGTCGCCTCGGCCGTGGAGACACTGTCCGATCGCCACGTCCTCATGCTCGCCACGCTGGGCGCGCTGATCGTGCTGGGTTGTTTCCTTGGAATCAAAACGCCGGGCAATGCCCGGCGCTGA
- a CDS encoding co-chaperone GroES → MAKTKFRPLHDRVVVKRITAEEKSKGGIIIPDSAKEKPSEGQVIAVGPGGRDEAGKLIPIDIKVGDKVLFGKWSGTEIKLDGEELLIMKESDIMGVVG, encoded by the coding sequence ATGGCCAAGACCAAGTTCCGCCCGCTGCACGACCGCGTCGTCGTCAAGCGCATCACCGCCGAAGAAAAGTCCAAGGGCGGCATCATCATCCCGGACAGCGCCAAGGAAAAGCCCTCCGAGGGCCAGGTGATCGCCGTTGGCCCGGGTGGCCGCGACGAAGCCGGCAAGCTGATCCCGATCGACATCAAGGTCGGCGACAAGGTCCTGTTCGGCAAGTGGTCGGGCACCGAGATCAAGCTCGACGGCGAAGAACTCCTCATCATGAAGGAGTCGGACATCATGGGCGTGGTGGGCTGA
- the groL gene encoding chaperonin GroEL (60 kDa chaperone family; promotes refolding of misfolded polypeptides especially under stressful conditions; forms two stacked rings of heptamers to form a barrel-shaped 14mer; ends can be capped by GroES; misfolded proteins enter the barrel where they are refolded when GroES binds), with protein MAAKDVKFAGDARDRMLRGVDILANAVKVTLGPKGRNVVIEKSFGAPRITKDGVTVAKEIELEDKFENMGAQMLREVASKTNDNAGDGTTTSTVLAQAIVREGAKSVAAGMNPMDLKRGIDIAVAAVIKDIEKRAKPVASSAEVAQVGTISANGDAAIGKMIAQAMQKVGNEGVITVEENKSLETEVDIVEGMKFDRGYLSPYFVTNAEKMTAELEDAYILLVEKKISSLQAMLPVLEAVVQSTKPLLIISEDVEGEALATLVVNRLRGGLKVAAVKAPGFGDRRKAMLEDIAILTGGQLVSEDLGMKLESVTLAMLGRAKKVVIDKENTTVVGGAGKKPAIEARVGQIKAQIEETTSDYDREKLQERLAKLAGGVAIIKVGGATEVEVKEKKDRVDDALNATRAAVQEGIVPGGGTALLRAKKAVGKITNANADVQAGINIVLKALEAPIRQIAENAGVEGSIVVGKILEEKSETFGFDAQNEVYVDLVAKGIIDPAKVVRTALQDAASVAGLLVTTEAMVAELPKDAAPAMPAGGGMGGMGGMGGMGF; from the coding sequence ATGGCAGCCAAAGACGTTAAATTTGCCGGCGACGCACGCGACCGCATGCTGCGCGGCGTCGATATCCTCGCCAACGCCGTTAAGGTCACGCTCGGTCCGAAGGGCCGCAATGTCGTGATCGAGAAGTCGTTCGGCGCGCCCCGCATCACCAAGGACGGCGTCACCGTCGCCAAGGAGATCGAGCTCGAGGACAAGTTCGAGAACATGGGCGCGCAGATGCTGCGCGAAGTCGCCTCGAAGACCAACGACAATGCCGGCGACGGCACCACCACCTCCACCGTGCTCGCCCAGGCGATCGTGCGTGAAGGCGCCAAGTCGGTTGCCGCCGGCATGAACCCGATGGACCTCAAGCGCGGCATCGATATCGCCGTCGCCGCCGTCATCAAGGACATCGAGAAGCGCGCCAAGCCGGTCGCCTCCTCCGCTGAAGTCGCCCAGGTCGGCACCATCTCGGCCAATGGCGATGCCGCCATCGGCAAGATGATCGCCCAGGCGATGCAGAAGGTCGGCAATGAAGGCGTCATCACCGTCGAAGAGAACAAGTCGCTCGAGACCGAAGTCGATATCGTCGAAGGCATGAAGTTCGATCGCGGCTACCTCAGCCCCTACTTCGTGACCAATGCCGAGAAGATGACCGCCGAGCTCGAGGATGCCTACATCCTGCTCGTCGAGAAGAAGATCTCCAGCCTGCAGGCCATGCTCCCGGTGCTCGAAGCCGTGGTGCAGTCGACCAAGCCGCTGCTGATCATCTCGGAAGACGTTGAAGGCGAAGCCCTCGCCACCCTCGTCGTCAACCGTCTGCGTGGCGGCCTCAAGGTTGCTGCCGTCAAGGCTCCGGGCTTCGGCGATCGCCGCAAGGCCATGCTGGAAGACATCGCGATCCTCACCGGCGGCCAGCTGGTGTCGGAAGATCTCGGCATGAAGCTGGAAAGCGTCACGCTGGCGATGCTCGGCCGCGCCAAGAAGGTCGTGATCGACAAGGAAAACACCACTGTCGTCGGCGGCGCTGGCAAGAAGCCGGCGATCGAAGCCCGCGTCGGCCAGATCAAGGCGCAGATCGAGGAAACCACCTCGGACTACGACCGCGAGAAGCTGCAGGAGCGTCTGGCCAAGCTTGCTGGTGGCGTTGCCATCATCAAGGTCGGCGGCGCGACCGAAGTCGAAGTGAAGGAAAAGAAGGACCGCGTGGATGACGCGCTGAACGCAACGCGCGCCGCTGTGCAGGAAGGTATCGTCCCCGGCGGCGGTACGGCTCTGCTTCGCGCCAAGAAAGCTGTCGGCAAGATCACGAACGCGAACGCAGACGTGCAGGCCGGCATCAACATCGTCCTCAAGGCGCTGGAAGCTCCGATCCGCCAGATCGCAGAGAACGCCGGTGTTGAAGGCTCGATCGTTGTCGGCAAGATCCTGGAAGAGAAGTCCGAGACCTTCGGCTTCGACGCCCAGAACGAAGTCTATGTCGACCTCGTCGCCAAGGGCATCATCGACCCCGCTAAGGTCGTGCGCACCGCACTGCAGGACGCTGCCTCGGTTGCCGGTCTCCTCGTGACCACCGAAGCCATGGTCGCCGAGCTGCCGAAGGACGCAGCCCCGGCAATGCCGGCTGGCGGCGGAATGGGTGGCATGGGCGGCATGGGCGGCATGGGCTTCTAA
- a CDS encoding META domain-containing protein: protein MISNTTLLRAAMAGAALLFSLPAQAADDFPFGLEMTLDAQRMPGNKRIPNLEIGDAGEAMVELWCKGGKGQFSIAGNTVVFVPGTIVNRNCTEAQIALDDQLLADLGAATNWQRRGDTVTFIGPKTLRFRLNTN from the coding sequence ATGATTTCCAACACGACATTGCTGCGCGCTGCCATGGCTGGCGCTGCGCTCCTGTTCTCCCTGCCGGCGCAGGCCGCCGACGATTTTCCGTTCGGTCTTGAGATGACCCTCGATGCGCAGCGGATGCCGGGCAACAAGCGCATCCCCAATCTCGAAATCGGCGATGCCGGCGAGGCCATGGTGGAGCTGTGGTGCAAGGGCGGGAAGGGGCAATTCTCGATTGCCGGCAACACGGTGGTGTTCGTGCCGGGGACGATCGTGAACCGCAATTGCACGGAAGCGCAGATTGCGCTGGATGATCAGTTGCTGGCTGATCTCGGTGCCGCGACCAACTGGCAGCGGCGCGGCGACACGGTGACGTTCATCGGACCGAAGACGCTACGGTTTCGGCTGAATACGAATTGA
- a CDS encoding L-lactate permease: protein MWNQVYNPFNNATLSTLVAAIPVVILLVLIATNKVKAHIAAVIALVLANLVAIYAFTMPANMSIRASALGVVTGFFPIGWIVLNVIFMYRLTVDSGRFEILQRAIGGVTNDRRLQILLIAFSFGAFFEGASGFGTPVAVTGAVLIGLGFSPLAASGLSLIANTAPVAYGALGTPIQGLATVTGFDPFILGAMVGRQLPVFSMIVPFWVVWAFAGWKGMKEVWPAILVTALSFAIPQFVISNYINPWIVDIGASLISMACLILFLKVWQPKTIWTSAKLRQRDDSAATAPPAKPLDTTPLTSAQVWSALTPWIILCIILLIWGTNWFKGIVNPIFTWNYPVPELHNMINKVPPVAAKPTPEGAVFAFTYVSFTGTGMLLAAIISGFVMGFSPVKMIKEYGSTIKLCAYSLITISAMLAIGTLTRLSGVDATLGLAFAATGVLYPFFGTLLGWLGVALTGSDTASNVLFGNLQKITSEQLGLNPILMSAANSSGGVMGKMIDAQSIVVASTATNWFGHEGSILRFVFWHSIVLACMVGGFVMLQAYVYPFTEMVIAAPK from the coding sequence ATGTGGAATCAGGTCTACAATCCATTCAACAACGCGACGCTATCGACCTTGGTCGCGGCCATTCCCGTGGTCATCCTGCTGGTGCTGATTGCGACCAACAAGGTGAAGGCGCATATCGCCGCCGTCATCGCGCTGGTTCTGGCCAATCTTGTGGCGATCTATGCCTTCACCATGCCGGCCAACATGTCGATACGCGCATCGGCGCTGGGCGTCGTCACCGGCTTCTTTCCGATCGGCTGGATCGTCCTCAACGTAATCTTCATGTATCGGCTCACGGTCGATAGCGGCCGTTTCGAGATCCTGCAGCGCGCCATCGGCGGCGTCACCAATGACCGCCGTTTGCAGATCCTTCTGATTGCCTTCTCCTTCGGCGCGTTCTTTGAGGGCGCCTCGGGCTTCGGTACGCCGGTGGCCGTCACCGGCGCCGTGCTGATCGGCCTCGGCTTCTCGCCGCTGGCTGCCTCGGGCCTGTCGCTGATCGCGAATACTGCGCCTGTGGCTTACGGCGCGCTCGGCACGCCAATCCAGGGCCTCGCCACCGTCACCGGCTTCGACCCCTTCATCCTCGGCGCCATGGTCGGCCGCCAGCTGCCGGTGTTCTCGATGATCGTGCCGTTCTGGGTGGTGTGGGCCTTCGCGGGCTGGAAGGGCATGAAGGAAGTCTGGCCGGCGATCCTTGTCACCGCGCTATCCTTCGCCATCCCGCAATTCGTGATCTCGAACTACATCAATCCGTGGATCGTCGATATCGGCGCGTCGCTGATCTCGATGGCTTGCCTGATCCTGTTCCTGAAAGTCTGGCAGCCGAAGACGATCTGGACCTCCGCCAAACTGCGCCAGCGCGACGACAGCGCCGCCACTGCGCCGCCCGCCAAGCCGCTCGACACCACGCCGCTGACCTCGGCGCAGGTCTGGAGCGCGCTGACGCCGTGGATCATCCTCTGCATCATCCTGCTGATCTGGGGCACCAACTGGTTCAAGGGGATCGTCAATCCGATCTTCACCTGGAATTATCCGGTGCCCGAACTGCACAACATGATCAACAAGGTGCCGCCGGTGGCTGCGAAGCCGACGCCGGAAGGTGCCGTGTTCGCCTTCACCTATGTATCCTTCACCGGCACCGGCATGCTGCTCGCCGCCATCATTTCCGGCTTCGTGATGGGCTTCTCGCCGGTCAAGATGATCAAGGAATATGGCAGCACCATCAAGCTCTGCGCTTACTCGTTGATCACCATCTCGGCGATGCTGGCCATCGGCACGCTGACGCGCCTGTCCGGCGTTGACGCAACCCTCGGCCTCGCTTTCGCGGCCACCGGTGTGTTGTATCCATTCTTCGGCACGCTGCTCGGCTGGCTCGGCGTCGCGCTGACCGGTTCAGATACGGCATCGAATGTGTTGTTCGGTAATCTGCAAAAGATCACGTCGGAACAGCTCGGGCTCAATCCGATCCTGATGAGCGCCGCCAATTCGTCCGGCGGCGTGATGGGCAAGATGATCGACGCGCAGTCCATCGTGGTGGCGTCCACCGCGACGAACTGGTTCGGCCACGAAGGCTCGATCCTGCGCTTCGTGTTCTGGCACTCCATCGTGCTGGCCTGCATGGTCGGCGGCTTCGTGATGCTGCAGGCCTATGTCTATCCGTTCACGGAAATGGTGATTGCGGCGCCGAAATAA
- a CDS encoding ABC transporter ATP-binding protein/permease produces the protein MNNIRSTLAAVWRIAGPYFRSEDKWAGRGLLAAVIAIELAVVGLNVLFNRWNNTFYNALQDRNLDVFTFQLAYFSLLAAIYIALKVYQLYLNQWLQIRWRRWMTENYLGEWLAHANHYRMQLQGDAADNPDQRIAEDVRLFVEKTLELGIGLLSATVTLLSFVIILWGLSNEAPLHIMGREIAIPGYLVWAALIYAVIGTAFTHLIGRPLIALNFQQQRYEADFRFNLVRARENSEQIALLRGEPVERTRLATRYGMVVANWLDIMSRTKKLTAFTASYSQIAIIYPYILVAPAYFAGKVQLGALMQTASAFGSVQDSLSFFVTAYRSLAEWQSGVLRLDGFEQAIAHAEALRSKDDIIHVTPGDTGAIALDDLTLALPNGTPLMATPGFSFSGGERTLFTGPSGSGKSTLFRAIAGIWPFGKGRIAIPAKASMMMLPQRPYFPVGTLKEAVAYPAATDAFDAASMTAAITAVGLPALSGRLDEDAHWNRMLSLGEQQRLGVARALLHRPDYLFLDEATASLDEPSEAALYRLIEERLPDTTVISIGHRSTLRAFHQRNVVLENAGDGFTLAEATAAPAS, from the coding sequence GTGAATAACATCCGCTCCACCCTCGCGGCCGTCTGGCGCATTGCGGGCCCCTACTTCCGATCAGAGGACAAATGGGCGGGGCGCGGCCTGCTCGCCGCGGTGATCGCGATCGAGCTCGCAGTGGTCGGATTGAACGTGTTGTTCAATCGCTGGAACAACACATTCTACAATGCGCTGCAGGATCGCAATCTCGACGTCTTCACCTTTCAGCTCGCATACTTTTCGCTGCTTGCTGCCATCTATATCGCGCTGAAGGTCTATCAGCTCTATCTGAACCAGTGGCTGCAGATCCGCTGGCGACGCTGGATGACCGAGAACTATCTCGGCGAATGGCTGGCCCATGCCAATCACTATCGCATGCAGTTGCAGGGCGATGCCGCGGATAACCCCGACCAGCGTATCGCCGAAGACGTCCGACTGTTCGTGGAAAAAACGCTGGAGCTCGGTATCGGCCTTTTGAGCGCCACCGTGACGCTGCTGTCTTTCGTCATCATCCTGTGGGGACTATCGAATGAGGCGCCGCTCCACATCATGGGCCGCGAGATCGCAATTCCTGGCTATCTGGTCTGGGCCGCGCTGATCTATGCCGTGATCGGAACGGCGTTCACGCACCTGATCGGCCGACCGCTGATCGCCCTGAATTTCCAGCAGCAGCGTTATGAAGCAGACTTCCGCTTCAATCTGGTACGTGCGCGCGAAAATTCCGAACAGATCGCATTGCTGCGCGGCGAGCCGGTCGAGCGCACGCGCCTGGCAACGCGCTATGGCATGGTGGTCGCGAACTGGCTCGACATCATGAGCCGGACCAAGAAGCTGACCGCATTTACCGCGAGCTACTCGCAGATCGCGATCATCTATCCCTATATCCTGGTCGCGCCGGCCTATTTCGCCGGCAAGGTCCAGCTCGGCGCCTTGATGCAAACAGCATCGGCTTTCGGCAGCGTGCAGGACTCCCTGTCATTCTTCGTCACCGCTTATCGCTCGCTGGCAGAATGGCAGTCCGGCGTTCTTCGTCTCGACGGCTTCGAACAGGCCATCGCGCATGCCGAAGCGCTCCGAAGCAAGGACGACATCATCCATGTGACACCGGGCGACACCGGGGCAATCGCGCTCGACGACCTGACGCTTGCCCTGCCGAATGGCACACCGCTGATGGCGACGCCGGGTTTCAGTTTCTCCGGTGGCGAGCGCACGCTGTTTACCGGTCCATCGGGCTCCGGAAAATCCACGCTGTTTCGCGCCATCGCCGGCATCTGGCCGTTCGGCAAAGGCAGGATCGCCATTCCCGCCAAGGCATCCATGATGATGCTGCCGCAGCGGCCCTATTTTCCGGTCGGGACATTGAAGGAAGCCGTCGCCTATCCCGCCGCGACCGATGCCTTTGACGCTGCATCGATGACGGCTGCAATAACGGCTGTCGGGCTGCCCGCTTTGTCCGGACGGCTCGATGAGGATGCGCACTGGAATCGCATGCTGTCCCTTGGCGAGCAGCAGCGCCTCGGCGTCGCACGCGCCTTGTTGCACAGGCCCGACTATCTCTTCCTCGATGAAGCCACGGCATCGCTCGATGAGCCTTCAGAAGCCGCACTGTACAGACTAATCGAGGAACGATTGCCAGATACGACCGTGATCTCCATCGGTCACCGCAGCACGCTGCGTGCGTTCCATCAGCGCAATGTCGTGTTGGAGAACGCCGGCGATGGGTTTACGCTGGCCGAGGCGACGGCGGCGCCAGCGAGCTAG
- a CDS encoding chloride channel protein — translation MKTRRYLAHFGLRSRLARKRWTRHMLFLAGGICVGLAAIAMAWLADHAQHLFGALLARWPYAGLLVTPVGFGICMWLAIAVFPNAQGSGIPQVIAALRLPNERRGPLVSLRVALGKVVVMSLGLLFGASTGREGPTVQVGGAIMAALGRFAPYRQPGFLLAGSAAGVAAAFNTPLAGIVFAIEELSRSFEMRSLSLVIGAIVAAGLTSLALLGEYHYFGSPSAVLPLGEAWLVVPVCAILCGVLGGIFSRILMRFALGLPGRFGHVIKRNPVIFAGGCGLGVALCGLASGIHVYGTGYEQARAIIDDGPTAVAHGFGAWKYAATMLSAISGIPGGIFAPSLAIGAGIASNLAALLPPVPLDALVLIGMVSYLTGVVRAPITAFVITSEMTNNHAMVIPLMAAALIANGASQLVLSEGLYHALARITLARFAADAPKPT, via the coding sequence ATGAAAACCCGCCGCTATCTCGCTCATTTCGGCCTTCGCTCCCGCCTCGCGCGCAAGCGCTGGACGCGCCACATGCTGTTCCTGGCGGGCGGGATCTGTGTCGGCCTCGCCGCCATCGCGATGGCCTGGCTTGCCGACCATGCGCAGCATCTGTTCGGCGCGTTGCTGGCACGATGGCCCTATGCCGGCCTGTTGGTGACGCCGGTCGGCTTCGGTATCTGCATGTGGCTGGCCATCGCTGTTTTTCCCAATGCTCAGGGCTCGGGAATTCCGCAGGTGATCGCGGCCTTGCGGCTGCCGAATGAGCGGCGCGGGCCGCTGGTCTCGCTGCGGGTGGCCCTGGGCAAGGTCGTGGTGATGTCGCTCGGCTTGCTGTTCGGCGCCTCGACCGGGCGCGAGGGACCGACCGTTCAGGTCGGCGGCGCCATCATGGCGGCACTGGGCCGCTTCGCGCCCTATCGCCAGCCCGGCTTCCTGCTCGCGGGTTCGGCGGCTGGTGTCGCGGCAGCGTTCAACACACCGCTGGCCGGCATTGTTTTCGCTATCGAGGAGCTCAGCCGTTCGTTCGAGATGCGTAGCTTGAGCCTTGTCATCGGCGCGATCGTCGCCGCCGGTCTGACCTCACTCGCGTTGCTCGGCGAGTACCACTACTTCGGCTCGCCCTCCGCAGTGTTGCCGCTCGGTGAAGCATGGCTCGTGGTGCCGGTCTGCGCGATCCTTTGCGGTGTGCTGGGCGGCATCTTCAGTCGCATTCTCATGCGCTTTGCGCTGGGGCTTCCCGGGCGGTTCGGCCATGTCATCAAGCGAAATCCGGTCATTTTCGCGGGGGGCTGTGGTCTCGGTGTCGCGCTTTGCGGGCTGGCGAGCGGTATCCATGTCTACGGCACCGGCTATGAGCAGGCGCGCGCCATCATCGATGACGGTCCGACGGCGGTGGCACATGGTTTCGGCGCCTGGAAATATGCGGCCACCATGCTGTCGGCGATCTCCGGCATTCCCGGTGGCATCTTCGCGCCATCGCTGGCGATCGGTGCAGGTATCGCGTCCAATCTGGCGGCGCTCCTTCCGCCTGTCCCGCTCGATGCGCTCGTCCTGATCGGCATGGTGTCGTATCTGACCGGCGTCGTGCGCGCGCCGATCACTGCCTTCGTCATCACCTCGGAAATGACCAACAACCATGCCATGGTCATCCCGCTGATGGCTGCAGCCCTGATCGCCAACGGGGCTTCGCAGCTCGTGCTCAGCGAGGGCCTCTATCACGCCCTCGCCAGAATCACGCTGGCGCGCTTTGCCGCTGATGCACCAAAGCCGACCTAG
- a CDS encoding TorF family putative porin, with the protein MKKVVIAASAVLAMGATTVSAADLGAKMYKKAPPIVAAYDPWDVAFGASITNNYLFRGVSQSNNRPSVTAYFEPRYNVNKDLQLYIGTSASSISFANRAALEIDGYFGIRPTFGAAAFDFGFWYYGYPGGQCIDFDPAGTAGVCGVGAGAATLPNGNVMKKDVSFYEVYGKFAYTFNDYFTMGVSDNYSPNFLNTGAWGNYAAITAKAIAPSTWFGTSGVGMYASGEFGRQWLGTSDSFYSFAAPGIGPGIKYADYNTWNVGIGFTYKVFTLDLRYSDTNLSKGDCNAFTSDFTASQPGFATPINGGFGSSWCGATGIVKLSADLTAMQNLK; encoded by the coding sequence ATGAAGAAGGTAGTTATTGCCGCTTCCGCGGTTCTGGCGATGGGGGCCACCACGGTGTCGGCAGCCGATCTCGGCGCCAAGATGTACAAGAAGGCACCGCCGATCGTGGCCGCCTATGATCCGTGGGATGTCGCTTTCGGCGCCTCGATCACCAACAACTACCTGTTCCGCGGCGTGTCGCAGTCGAACAACCGTCCGTCGGTGACGGCCTACTTCGAGCCGCGCTACAATGTGAACAAGGACCTGCAGCTCTATATCGGTACCTCGGCCTCGAGCATCTCGTTTGCCAACCGCGCTGCCCTTGAAATCGATGGCTACTTCGGTATCCGCCCGACCTTCGGCGCCGCAGCTTTTGACTTCGGCTTCTGGTACTACGGTTATCCCGGCGGTCAGTGCATCGACTTCGACCCGGCTGGCACCGCGGGCGTTTGCGGCGTGGGCGCTGGTGCTGCGACGCTGCCGAACGGCAACGTCATGAAGAAGGATGTCAGCTTCTACGAGGTGTATGGCAAGTTCGCTTACACCTTCAACGACTACTTCACGATGGGGGTGTCGGACAACTATTCGCCGAACTTCCTGAACACCGGCGCGTGGGGCAACTATGCCGCCATCACCGCCAAGGCGATCGCGCCGTCGACCTGGTTCGGTACGTCGGGTGTCGGCATGTATGCATCGGGTGAATTCGGTCGTCAGTGGCTGGGCACCTCGGACTCGTTCTACTCGTTCGCTGCTCCGGGCATCGGCCCCGGCATCAAGTATGCCGACTACAACACCTGGAACGTCGGCATCGGCTTCACCTACAAGGTCTTCACTCTTGACCTCCGTTACTCGGACACCAACCTGTCCAAGGGTGATTGCAACGCCTTCACCTCGGACTTCACCGCCAGCCAGCCTGGCTTTGCGACCCCGATCAACGGCGGCTTCGGCTCCAGCTGGTGCGGCGCGACCGGCATCGTCAAGCTGTCGGCTGACCTGACCGCGATGCAGAACCTGAAGTAA